From the genome of Acidihalobacter aeolianus:
CACGCCGACGGCCGACCCTGGCTCGCGATCGGCCAGCTTGTCGACCTCACCGCCGCGAAGCAGCGTGAGCGCGAACTGTATGCGCTGCTTGAAGCGGTGCCGGAAGCGCTGGTGGTAGTCGGCGAAGCCCTGGAGGTGGTGCGGGTCAATGCTGCGGCAGAACAGTTGTTCGGTTATTCGCGGGGTGCGCTCATCGGGCAGCCGGTGGGATTGCTCATGCCCGAGCAAGTGCGCAAGCGCCAGCTTGAGTTGCTGCGGGACGGGCCGGCCCAAGCGCACGACGTGCGGCACGTGGATAACACCGAATTGCGCGGCCTGCGCGCCGATGGCTCGGAATTTCCGTGCGAAATCAGCATGACGGCGACCGAAATCGAGGGTCAGCAGCGGTCGCTGGTGGCGGTGCGCGACGTCACCGAACGTCGCCGCATGCAGGCGGAGCTTGTGCGGCTGGCCGAGAGCGACCCGCTCACCGGCCTGGCCAACCGGCGGGTCTTCGACCAGACGCTGACTCGCGAACACGCCCGGCTGCGCCGCGGCTGCCCGGCGCTGTCACTGGTGCTGCTCGACCTGGACCACTTCAAGCGCGTCAATGACCGCTTCGGACACGCGGTCGGCGACCGCGTACTGGTGCGGCTTGCGCAGGTGCTGCGCGAGATCGTGCGCGAAACAGATCTGCCGGCGCGGCTCGGTGGCGAAGAATTCGGTGTGCTCCTGCCGGATACCGGGCTGGCCGCGGCGGGGGTCTTTGCCGAGCGCTTGCGCAAGGCCCTGCACAGGGCCGACTGGCCGATTCCGGAGGTCACCGCGAGCATCGGCGTGGCCGCATTGTGCGATGCGAGCGTGTCGACCGAGTCGCTTTACCGCGCCGCCGACCAGGCGTTATATGCCGCCAAGGGCGCGGGGCGCGACCGTGTGATGCTGGCCGATACACCCTGCGTGGGCCGACCGATTCCCATTCAGGGAAAAGCCTGATGACGCAGTACCTTACCGCGTTGTAAGCCGCGTGCCAGAGCCGCGCAACACGCCTGCCGTACGCTTCTTGCCAACGACGCCGCACTGGCGTCGTCCTTCCAAACGCAAGGAGTGACCCCATGCAAACCAAGATTCTGATTGCCTCGACCCTGGCTCTGATGGGCCTTTCCGCCGCCGGCGTGGCGCTGGCCTCCAACGCCAGCGAGAATCACCACGAACAGTCGCCGGCCGCCGAAGCGCAGATGCTACACACGGCCAAGGTCGGCCTCGACCAGGCCGGACTATTGCGCAGAATGCAGTTGCGGGCATGCTGAGCGATGTCGGCTTCAGCAACGAGAACGGCAAGGGTGTCTGAGATGCGACGGTGCTCGATGCCAAAGGGCAGGCACATACCGTCAAGATCGATGCCTCGAGTGGCAAGGTGCTCGCCCAGGGACTTGAGTCCGTGCAGGACGCAGAGGGCGGCGACGGCGAACAGGGCGAAAGCGCCGATGGCGACGGTCAGGGTGTCATGAATCAGTAAGGGCCAGCGTCCGTTCGTGGTGCCGGCCGGGCGGGAACCCGTCGGGCACTCTGTCATTTGGTAACATTTTCATCCCGTCACGCCCGTGTTTGGAGCACGTCCCTCGAATTCGCTCAACGAACGCCTGTTCCGGGCGATCAACGCCGGCGCGAACTCGCCACCCGCGCTGGTCGATTTCGGCCTGTTCTGCGCCCAGTGGCTGGTGCCGCTGACGGTGGCGCTGTTCGTGCTGCTGTGGGTCCGGCTCACCTATCCCGAGCACCGCGCAGCGCTGATTACCGCGACCGCCGTGATGCTGATCGGTCTGGGCGTCAACCAGGTGCTCGGCGCGCTGTACTTTCATCCGCGACCGTTCATGATCGGTCTGGGCCATCAATACCTGCCGCATCCAGCCGACAATTCTTTTCCCAGTGATCACGCCACCTTCATGTGGAGCTTAGGGTTTGCGCTGCTGGCGGTAGGAAGGCTGCGCGCCTGGGGGGTGGCGCTGACGCTGGGCGGCTTCGCCGTGGCCTGGGCGCGGGTCTACGTCGGAGTGCATTTCCCGCTGGATATGCTCGGCTCGTTCTGCGTCGCGCTCGCGGTGGCGTTCCTTGCCCGGCACTTGTCGCGACCGGTGGAGCGCTGGGCACAGCCATTTTTCGACCGAATCTACCGTCGTCTAATCGATGCGCTGCGTCTACCGCCGAAGGCGTTCCCGCGCTGAGCCCGACCGGTTGACGCGCGACTCCAGCCGCCGCGGG
Proteins encoded in this window:
- a CDS encoding sensor domain-containing diguanylate cyclase → MKATTDAPANADCLRELHALLVEHFTEFDAFAEACLDRGRRMLGLTTGIISHISGQDYEVVKVRTPLDGLHDGDHFTLADTYCAAVIERVAPVGYAHVGELPDMRNHPVYVGLQLESYLGVPLRVGGAIYGTLNFSDTAVRSQNFTALEIECIEAMAALLGRFIEAEQADRALAEREQLFAQSFRHALIGKALATPERRIIEVNPALCHLLGYPREALIEHTPDAFTHPDDRHLTDDLYRELFAGEREHFEIEKRYLHADGRIVHARLGIALVRHADGRPWLAIGQLVDLTAAKQRERELYALLEAVPEALVVVGEALEVVRVNAAAEQLFGYSRGALIGQPVGLLMPEQVRKRQLELLRDGPAQAHDVRHVDNTELRGLRADGSEFPCEISMTATEIEGQQRSLVAVRDVTERRRMQAELVRLAESDPLTGLANRRVFDQTLTREHARLRRGCPALSLVLLDLDHFKRVNDRFGHAVGDRVLVRLAQVLREIVRETDLPARLGGEEFGVLLPDTGLAAAGVFAERLRKALHRADWPIPEVTASIGVAALCDASVSTESLYRAADQALYAAKGAGRDRVMLADTPCVGRPIPIQGKA
- a CDS encoding undecaprenyl-diphosphatase; its protein translation is MFGARPSNSLNERLFRAINAGANSPPALVDFGLFCAQWLVPLTVALFVLLWVRLTYPEHRAALITATAVMLIGLGVNQVLGALYFHPRPFMIGLGHQYLPHPADNSFPSDHATFMWSLGFALLAVGRLRAWGVALTLGGFAVAWARVYVGVHFPLDMLGSFCVALAVAFLARHLSRPVERWAQPFFDRIYRRLIDALRLPPKAFPR